In the genome of Mycobacterium kansasii ATCC 12478, one region contains:
- a CDS encoding peptidylprolyl isomerase — translation MAHCDPVTNSPFQTATATLHTNRGDIKVALFGNHAPKTVANFVGLAQGTKDYSTQNASGGTSGPFYDGAVFHRVINGFMIQGGDPTGTGRGGPGYKFADEFHPELQFDKPYLLAMANAGPGTNGSQFFITVGKTPHLNRRHTIFGEVTDPESQRVVDAIATTPTDGNDRPTDPVVIESITIS, via the coding sequence ATGGCACACTGTGATCCCGTGACTAACAGCCCGTTTCAGACTGCCACCGCCACGCTGCACACCAACCGCGGAGACATCAAGGTCGCCCTCTTCGGAAACCACGCGCCCAAGACCGTCGCCAATTTCGTCGGCCTGGCGCAGGGCACCAAGGATTACTCGACCCAAAATGCATCGGGAGGCACCTCCGGCCCGTTCTACGACGGCGCGGTCTTTCACCGGGTGATCAACGGCTTCATGATCCAGGGCGGTGACCCGACCGGCACCGGCCGCGGTGGGCCGGGCTACAAGTTCGCCGACGAATTCCACCCCGAACTGCAATTCGACAAGCCCTACCTGCTGGCGATGGCCAACGCAGGACCCGGCACCAACGGCTCACAGTTTTTCATCACCGTCGGCAAGACGCCGCACCTGAACCGGCGTCACACGATCTTCGGTGAGGTGACCGATCCGGAGTCGCAGCGTGTCGTCGACGCCATCGCGACCACACCCACCGACGGGAACGATCGGCCCACCGACCCGGTGGTGATCGAGTCGATCACCATCTCCTGA
- the cwsA gene encoding cell wall synthesis protein CwsA yields the protein MSEKVETRLTPRERLTRGLTYSAVGPVDVTRGVVGLGVQSAQSTASEVRRRYREGRLAREIAAAQETLAQELAAAQEVVANLPQVLQEARRSQRRGSKKRVWVIAGAATVVVVAGGAVAFTIVRRSSRPEPSPRPPSVDVQPRP from the coding sequence ATGAGCGAGAAGGTGGAAACCCGGTTGACCCCGAGGGAGCGACTGACCCGCGGCCTGACCTATTCGGCGGTTGGGCCCGTGGACGTGACCCGTGGTGTCGTCGGACTCGGAGTGCAGTCCGCGCAGTCGACCGCCTCGGAGGTTCGTCGCCGCTATCGAGAAGGCCGTTTGGCCCGCGAGATCGCCGCCGCTCAAGAAACGCTCGCCCAGGAACTGGCCGCTGCCCAGGAAGTGGTGGCAAACCTGCCCCAGGTGCTTCAGGAAGCACGGCGGTCCCAGCGCCGCGGCAGCAAGAAGCGGGTGTGGGTGATCGCCGGGGCGGCCACCGTCGTCGTCGTGGCCGGCGGTGCGGTGGCATTCACCATCGTGCGGCGCTCGTCGCGCCCGGAGCCCTCGCCGCGCCCGCCGAGTGTGGACGTCCAGCCGCGCCCGTAG
- a CDS encoding amidohydrolase family protein gives MSLIALEEHYAWDPVSADNVVGSWLRLHNRTAYERLYDRGPLRLGQMDAAGIDFQILSLFDPGVQADGDVHRAVDGARRANDDLAETIAAMPDRFGAFATLAPQDPQAAAAELTRAVSELGFVGGLINGHTQGRYLDDPAYYGLFEAAEALQAPIYLHPTTPHPAVMDAWFKPYLGAGLHLASWGFGVETGTHALRLIYSGLFDRFPRLQMILGHLGEMLPFAAHRIDRYYGLAGDPDAGRKLRRLPSEYLRSNFYVTTSGNFSAPAFACTLEVMSADRVMFSVDYPMDDNMAGAKFLADFPFDDELRQKVAAGNAQRLFKDKIPAL, from the coding sequence ATGTCGTTGATTGCGCTGGAAGAGCATTACGCGTGGGATCCGGTCAGCGCCGACAATGTCGTCGGCAGCTGGCTTCGGCTGCACAATCGCACCGCATACGAGCGGCTCTACGACCGGGGACCATTGCGGCTGGGGCAGATGGACGCCGCGGGAATCGACTTCCAGATCCTCTCGCTGTTCGATCCCGGTGTGCAGGCCGACGGCGACGTCCACCGTGCGGTCGACGGTGCGCGTCGCGCCAATGACGACTTGGCCGAGACAATTGCCGCGATGCCGGACCGATTCGGCGCGTTCGCGACCCTGGCGCCCCAGGATCCGCAGGCCGCGGCGGCCGAATTGACCCGCGCCGTCAGCGAATTGGGGTTCGTCGGAGGGCTGATCAATGGGCACACTCAGGGCCGTTATCTCGACGACCCGGCCTACTACGGGTTGTTCGAAGCCGCCGAAGCACTGCAGGCACCGATCTATCTGCATCCGACCACTCCGCACCCCGCGGTCATGGACGCCTGGTTCAAGCCTTACCTAGGGGCCGGCCTGCACCTGGCATCGTGGGGTTTCGGCGTGGAGACCGGCACGCATGCGCTGCGACTGATCTACTCGGGCCTGTTCGACCGCTTTCCGCGGCTGCAGATGATCTTGGGCCACCTGGGCGAGATGCTGCCGTTCGCCGCCCACCGGATCGACCGCTACTACGGCCTTGCCGGCGATCCGGATGCCGGCCGCAAGCTGCGCCGGTTGCCGTCGGAGTACCTGCGCTCGAACTTCTATGTGACCACCAGCGGCAACTTCTCGGCGCCGGCGTTTGCTTGCACGCTGGAAGTCATGTCTGCCGATCGGGTGATGTTCTCGGTCGATTATCCGATGGACGACAACATGGCCGGCGCGAAGTTCCTCGCCGACTTCCCGTTCGACGACGAGCTGCGGCAAAAAGTCGCCGCCGGCAACGCGCAGCGGCTGTTCAAGGACAAGATCCCGGCACTGTAG
- the crgA gene encoding cell division protein CrgA, with product MPKSKVRKKNDFTVKPVSRTPVKVKVGPSSVWFVSLFIGLMLIGLVWLMVFQLAALGSQAPKALQWMADLGPWNYAIAFAFMITGLLLTMRWH from the coding sequence ATGCCCAAGTCGAAGGTCCGCAAGAAGAACGACTTCACCGTCAAGCCGGTCAGCCGCACACCGGTGAAAGTGAAGGTCGGACCATCCAGTGTGTGGTTCGTCTCCTTGTTCATCGGGCTGATGCTGATCGGCCTCGTCTGGTTGATGGTGTTTCAGTTGGCCGCCCTCGGCAGTCAGGCCCCCAAGGCGCTGCAGTGGATGGCGGATCTGGGCCCGTGGAACTACGCCATCGCGTTCGCTTTCATGATCACCGGTTTGTTGCTCACCATGCGGTGGCACTGA
- a CDS encoding potassium transporter Kup, with the protein MVVGGLGVVFGDIGTSPIYTIQTLFSPSDPHPVPIAQANVFGIVSLIFWSVMIIVTLTYITLVMRADNNGEGGIMALITLIRRGGGVRGRRTAKTLAALGIFGAALFFGDSMITPAISVLSSVEGLKVIEPGLKDWVVPLTAVIIVGLFAVQRHGTEAVGRLFGPVMIAWFVAIGASGLSGVADNPEILKALSPTYALAFMAGHFHIAFFSLAAVVLSVTGAEALYADMGHFGRRSISLGWLLLVLPACTLSYFGQGALVLRDQTAVRAPFFLLTPEWARIPMVLLATAATVIASQAVITGAYSVASQAAQLGYLPRLRIEHTSASTIGQIYVPWINGVLMVAVLTLVFAFRSSAALAFAFGMAVTGTITIVTLLFLYIARTRWGTPLWLVLIGGGALLLVDLMFLAANLTKLVHGAWLPLLIGLAVFTVMTTWQQGRVIVTRVREREEGPLRGFVEELRQYDPPLVRTPGTAVFLNRGTKTAPLAMRANVEHNRVLHENVVIMSIDTMPVPRVPDAERTTIDSLGYSQDGIIHVSARFGYMERPHVPHALSLLDSKETEGFLDVDTASYFLSKIELTAGAEATMSSWRKRLFIATSYITADAAAYFSLPLDRTVIIGSRIEI; encoded by the coding sequence ATGGTCGTCGGTGGGCTCGGTGTGGTCTTCGGCGACATTGGCACCAGCCCCATCTACACGATTCAGACGCTCTTCAGCCCCAGTGACCCACACCCCGTGCCCATCGCCCAGGCCAACGTCTTTGGCATCGTGTCGTTGATCTTCTGGTCGGTGATGATCATCGTCACGCTGACCTACATCACACTTGTGATGCGTGCCGACAACAACGGCGAAGGCGGCATCATGGCGCTGATCACCTTGATACGGCGCGGCGGCGGCGTGCGCGGTCGTCGCACCGCGAAGACCTTGGCCGCGTTGGGAATCTTCGGCGCGGCACTGTTTTTCGGCGACAGCATGATCACCCCGGCGATATCCGTGCTGTCGTCGGTAGAGGGTCTCAAAGTGATCGAGCCAGGCCTTAAGGATTGGGTCGTCCCCCTTACAGCGGTAATCATCGTGGGGTTGTTCGCCGTGCAACGTCACGGCACCGAAGCGGTCGGGCGGCTATTCGGACCGGTCATGATCGCTTGGTTCGTCGCGATCGGCGCTTCCGGGTTATCCGGGGTTGCCGACAACCCGGAGATTTTGAAGGCGCTGTCGCCGACGTATGCGCTGGCGTTCATGGCCGGTCACTTCCACATCGCCTTCTTTTCTCTCGCGGCAGTTGTCCTGTCGGTCACCGGAGCTGAGGCGCTCTACGCCGACATGGGTCACTTCGGTCGCCGGTCCATCTCGCTCGGTTGGCTGCTTCTCGTCCTGCCTGCCTGCACGCTGAGTTATTTCGGTCAGGGCGCACTGGTGCTTCGCGACCAGACCGCGGTGCGCGCTCCCTTTTTTCTGCTGACCCCGGAATGGGCACGGATCCCGATGGTGCTGCTCGCCACGGCCGCAACGGTGATCGCATCGCAGGCAGTGATCACCGGTGCGTATTCGGTGGCATCCCAGGCGGCTCAGCTGGGCTACCTGCCGCGGCTGCGCATCGAACACACCTCGGCGTCGACGATCGGTCAGATCTATGTGCCGTGGATCAACGGCGTGCTCATGGTCGCCGTGCTGACACTGGTATTCGCGTTCCGCAGCTCGGCGGCGCTGGCTTTTGCGTTCGGGATGGCCGTGACCGGCACGATCACGATCGTTACTCTGCTGTTCCTCTACATCGCGCGAACCCGGTGGGGCACCCCGCTCTGGCTGGTGCTGATCGGCGGCGGCGCGTTGCTGCTGGTCGATCTGATGTTCCTGGCCGCCAACCTGACCAAACTCGTGCATGGCGCCTGGCTACCGCTACTGATCGGCCTGGCCGTGTTCACGGTGATGACCACCTGGCAGCAGGGCCGGGTGATCGTCACCCGGGTGCGCGAGCGGGAGGAAGGGCCGTTGCGTGGGTTCGTCGAGGAGCTACGGCAATACGATCCGCCGCTGGTGCGCACGCCGGGAACGGCGGTATTCCTCAACCGCGGCACCAAGACGGCGCCACTGGCGATGCGAGCCAACGTCGAGCACAACCGCGTCCTGCACGAAAACGTCGTCATCATGTCGATCGACACGATGCCGGTGCCGCGGGTGCCGGATGCAGAGCGCACAACTATCGACAGCCTCGGCTACTCGCAAGACGGAATCATTCACGTCAGCGCCCGCTTCGGATACATGGAAAGGCCCCACGTCCCGCACGCTCTGAGCCTGCTCGACTCCAAGGAGACGGAGGGCTTTCTCGACGTCGATACGGCTTCCTACTTCTTGTCGAAGATCGAATTGACGGCCGGGGCGGAAGCCACCATGTCGTCTTGGCGCAAGCGCCTGTTCATCGCCACGTCGTACATCACCGCCGACGCCGCCGCGTATTTCAGCCTGCCGCTCGATCGAACGGTGATCATCGGTTCACGTATCGAGATCTGA
- a CDS encoding DUF3566 domain-containing protein — MTSPNEPGAPNTGDLPNGDAVAERAGAHRATTGPGRASEPVDAASRHRGGAWPSQPGQWQPNDPPTDVRPPGPSSAVDARLNRFITGTSAPSGAPSGPVKTSAPEPDDVPARSDGPPVEAYASELPDLSGPIPRAQRRSAPDRPVDAPATTTTASRAVTTESRESRVQVSPRRGRGPVRASMQIRRIDPWSTLKVSLLLSVALFFVWMISVAFLYLVLGGMGVWAKLNSNVGDLLNNTSGSSAELVSSGTIFGGAVLIGLVNIVLMTAMATIGAFVYNLTTDLIGGIEVTLADRD, encoded by the coding sequence GTGACCTCACCGAACGAGCCGGGCGCCCCCAATACGGGCGACTTACCGAATGGGGATGCTGTGGCCGAGCGTGCCGGTGCACACCGGGCGACGACCGGACCGGGCCGCGCGTCAGAGCCCGTAGACGCTGCGTCGCGGCACCGAGGTGGCGCCTGGCCGTCTCAGCCGGGGCAGTGGCAACCGAACGATCCGCCGACCGACGTGCGGCCACCCGGACCGAGCTCGGCCGTCGACGCCCGGTTGAACCGCTTCATCACCGGTACCTCGGCGCCGTCGGGCGCCCCATCCGGGCCGGTGAAGACGAGCGCACCGGAGCCCGACGACGTTCCGGCCCGTAGCGACGGTCCACCGGTCGAGGCCTACGCCAGCGAGTTGCCTGATCTATCGGGACCTATCCCTCGGGCGCAGCGCAGGTCCGCACCCGACCGTCCGGTCGACGCGCCGGCAACCACGACCACCGCCAGCCGTGCGGTGACCACCGAATCCCGCGAATCCCGTGTGCAAGTTTCGCCCCGGCGAGGCCGCGGACCGGTGCGGGCCAGCATGCAGATCCGGCGGATCGATCCGTGGAGCACGCTGAAGGTGTCGCTGTTGCTGTCGGTGGCCCTGTTCTTCGTCTGGATGATCTCGGTGGCGTTCCTGTACCTGGTGCTCGGCGGCATGGGCGTGTGGGCCAAGCTCAACAGCAACGTCGGCGACCTGCTCAACAACACCAGCGGCAGCAGCGCAGAACTGGTCTCCAGCGGCACGATCTTCGGCGGCGCCGTACTGATCGGCTTGGTCAACATCGTTTTGATGACCGCGATGGCCACCATCGGGGCGTTCGTCTACAACCTCACCACGGATCTGATCGGCGGCATCGAGGTGACGCTGGCCGACCGGGATTAG
- a CDS encoding TolB family protein, giving the protein MIVYTSQVAQVNSLHIMNADGSGERVLRPPDPPAESAVFSPDGHKIAYIAGKPAQVFVTDSDLKSARPLTKAVAAESHINESVALAFSPDGKTVAYVESATGGSSIYVVDATGGEPRQLMAPFGASEAPVSVPPLRVVFTPDSRAVVYDRLAKADFGQRLVFATIADVVQGDKTDELTLPVPEGVIATREDFRGVPAQLGYSRDGKKIVYQLSVSRGRNALFVADANFTNPRKLADLKDPRAEWTLPTFSPDGTQIAYTDTLFDVGAQAIFVVNADGSGVRQVSKPQRGDYHTSPSWGYAARHN; this is encoded by the coding sequence GTGATCGTCTACACCTCGCAAGTTGCACAAGTCAATTCGCTTCACATCATGAACGCGGATGGCAGCGGTGAGCGTGTGCTGCGACCACCCGACCCACCGGCGGAATCGGCGGTATTCTCCCCCGACGGGCACAAGATCGCCTACATCGCGGGTAAGCCTGCGCAGGTATTCGTCACGGATTCCGACCTGAAGAGCGCACGGCCGTTGACCAAAGCCGTTGCGGCTGAATCACACATCAACGAATCCGTGGCCTTAGCCTTCTCCCCCGACGGCAAAACGGTGGCCTATGTCGAAAGTGCCACCGGGGGCAGTTCGATCTATGTCGTTGACGCCACCGGCGGTGAGCCAAGGCAGCTCATGGCGCCCTTCGGGGCTTCCGAGGCTCCCGTGTCCGTTCCGCCGTTGCGTGTGGTGTTCACGCCCGACAGTCGGGCGGTGGTATATGACAGGTTGGCCAAAGCAGACTTTGGCCAACGGTTGGTCTTCGCCACCATCGCCGACGTTGTCCAGGGCGACAAGACCGACGAGCTAACGCTTCCGGTTCCAGAAGGAGTCATTGCGACGCGCGAGGATTTCCGGGGTGTCCCTGCCCAACTGGGGTATTCGCGGGATGGCAAGAAGATCGTTTATCAGCTCAGCGTGAGCCGGGGCAGGAATGCACTCTTTGTCGCCGATGCCAACTTCACAAATCCCCGCAAACTCGCCGATCTCAAGGATCCGCGCGCCGAATGGACTCTGCCGACGTTCTCGCCAGACGGCACCCAGATTGCCTATACCGACACATTATTCGACGTCGGAGCGCAGGCAATCTTTGTGGTCAATGCCGACGGCTCCGGTGTGCGCCAAGTCTCCAAGCCGCAGCGCGGTGACTACCACACTTCCCCCAGCTGGGGATATGCCGCGCGTCACAACTAA
- a CDS encoding DUF1918 domain-containing protein, whose amino-acid sequence MKAKVGDYLVVKGTTTERHDQHAEITEVRSQDGSPPYVVRWLVTGHEATVYPGSDAVVVSAAEHEEAARRAAVRAGRTAT is encoded by the coding sequence ATGAAGGCGAAAGTCGGCGACTACCTCGTGGTCAAGGGCACCACCACCGAACGACATGACCAACATGCGGAGATCACCGAGGTACGTTCCCAAGACGGCTCGCCGCCATACGTGGTGCGTTGGCTGGTGACCGGGCACGAGGCGACGGTGTACCCCGGGTCCGATGCGGTCGTCGTCAGCGCGGCCGAACACGAGGAGGCCGCACGACGCGCTGCCGTCCGGGCCGGACGTACCGCCACATAG
- a CDS encoding PH domain-containing protein, whose product MQQTQWSPPAAGIAGCGVAGVLMAIGSVTLVTDPPGRVMAMVAALGLILFAGVSWRARPKLAITGDGLAIRGWLRTQLLRRLDIKIIRISQFRRYARNVRLLEIETVNDRLFILSRWDLGTDPLNVLDALTAAGYAGPGRG is encoded by the coding sequence ATGCAGCAAACACAATGGTCGCCTCCGGCGGCAGGAATCGCTGGCTGCGGCGTTGCGGGCGTATTGATGGCTATCGGGTCTGTGACCTTGGTCACAGATCCGCCCGGGCGCGTGATGGCCATGGTTGCCGCACTGGGTTTGATCTTGTTTGCCGGTGTTTCCTGGCGGGCACGGCCGAAGCTGGCAATCACCGGCGACGGGCTGGCGATCCGGGGGTGGTTGCGGACGCAGTTATTGCGGCGGCTCGACATCAAGATCATCCGGATCTCTCAGTTCCGGCGTTACGCGCGCAACGTTCGACTCCTCGAGATTGAGACGGTCAACGACCGACTGTTCATCTTGTCCCGTTGGGACCTTGGGACCGATCCGCTGAACGTGCTCGATGCCCTCACCGCAGCCGGCTACGCCGGCCCCGGGCGCGGGTAG
- the gyrA gene encoding intein-containing DNA gyrase subunit A, whose protein sequence is MTDTTLPPDNSAERIEPVDIQQEMQRSYIDYAMSVIVGRALPEVRDGLKPVHRRVLYAMYDSGFRPDRSHAKSARSVAETMGNYHPHGDASIYDTLVRMAQPWSLRYPLVDGQGNFGSPGNDPPAAMRYCVTGDALVRLPFGQSMRIADVVPGARPNSDNAVELKVLDRHGNPVAADRLFHSGDHQTYMVRTAEGYEVTGTANHPLLCLVDVGGVPTLLWKLIEEIHPDDYVALQRTPPMELGPADWHDTMEALLLGAFISEGCVSETRAGFANLDRDYFTMVARAYDAVVGGKRDVYQQTIASGSLQHTLYTQNVTALKQSRLWQILGMRSADTYVPEWMWHSPAAVKRVFLQALFEGDGSCSRRPHNTIQISYNTVSKQLAMDVQQMLLEFGVISRRYLHAAGEYKVVITDRAQAELFAKQIGFGGAKQTELSKILAAMPPCAGRDSDHVPGLARFIRRHCGSRWVDKEWLHKHNIDRLSRWRGDGAEILSHIADPDVRTIATDLTDGRFYYARVASVTDAGVQPVYSLRVDTDDHAFLTNGFVSHNTEARLTPLAMEMLREIDEETVDFIPNYDGRVQEPTVLPSRFPNLLANGSGGIAVGMATNIPPHNLRELADAVFWALDNYDADEETTLAAVMERVKGPDFPTAGLIVGSQGIADAYKTGRGSIRMRGVVEVEEDSRGRTSLVITELPYQVNHDNFITSIAEQVRDGKLAGIANIEDQGSERVGVRIVVELKRDAVAKVVLNNLYKHTQLQTSFGANMLSIVDGVPRTLRLDQMIRYYVEHQLDVIIRRTRYRLRKANERAHILRGLVKALDALDEVIALIRASETVDIARAGLIELLDIDEIQAQAILDMQLRRLAALERQRIVDDLAKIEAEIADLEDILAKPERQRGIVRDELGEIVDKHGDDRRTRIVAADGDVSDEDLIAREDVVVTITETGYAKRTKTDLYRSQKRGGKGVQGAGLKQDDIVAHFFVCSTHDWILFFTTQGRVYRAKAYELPEASRTARGQHVANLLAFQPEERIAQVIQIRGYEDAPYLVLATKNGLVKKSKLTDFDSNRSGGIVAINLRDNDELVGAVLCSAEDDLLLVSANGQSIRFSATDEALRPMGRATSGVQGMRFNADDRLLSLNVVREGTYLLVATSGGYAKRTAIEEYPVQGRGGKGVLTVMYDRRRGRLVGALIADDDSELYAITSGGGVIRTAARQVRKAGRQTKGVRLMNLGEGDTLLAIARNAEESEEAIGETDDGNGSGK, encoded by the coding sequence ATGACAGACACGACGCTGCCGCCCGACAATTCTGCCGAACGGATCGAGCCGGTCGACATCCAGCAGGAGATGCAGCGCAGCTACATCGATTACGCGATGAGCGTCATCGTCGGCCGTGCGTTGCCGGAAGTGCGTGATGGTCTGAAACCGGTGCACCGGCGAGTGCTGTATGCGATGTACGACTCGGGTTTTCGTCCGGACCGCAGCCACGCCAAGTCGGCACGGTCGGTCGCCGAGACGATGGGTAACTACCACCCGCACGGCGACGCGTCGATCTACGACACCCTGGTGCGGATGGCGCAGCCCTGGTCGCTGCGTTATCCGCTGGTCGACGGCCAGGGCAACTTCGGGTCGCCAGGCAACGATCCACCGGCGGCGATGCGCTATTGCGTGACCGGAGATGCGTTGGTGCGGTTGCCATTTGGACAGTCGATGCGCATCGCCGATGTCGTGCCGGGCGCCCGGCCCAATTCGGATAACGCGGTCGAGCTGAAGGTGCTGGATCGGCACGGCAACCCGGTAGCGGCCGATCGCCTCTTTCATTCCGGTGACCATCAGACCTACATGGTGCGCACCGCGGAGGGTTATGAGGTCACCGGCACCGCGAACCACCCGTTGCTGTGCCTTGTCGACGTTGGTGGCGTGCCCACGTTGTTGTGGAAGCTGATCGAAGAAATCCACCCAGACGATTATGTGGCGCTACAGCGCACCCCTCCAATGGAATTGGGCCCCGCTGACTGGCACGACACGATGGAAGCGCTCCTGTTGGGGGCATTCATTAGTGAGGGCTGTGTTTCGGAAACCCGCGCCGGCTTTGCCAATCTGGACCGCGACTACTTCACCATGGTGGCCCGGGCTTACGACGCCGTTGTCGGCGGCAAACGCGATGTCTACCAGCAGACAATCGCCTCGGGATCGCTGCAGCACACGCTCTACACCCAGAACGTGACTGCTCTGAAGCAGAGCCGGTTGTGGCAGATACTGGGCATGCGGTCGGCAGACACGTATGTGCCGGAGTGGATGTGGCACTCTCCCGCGGCCGTCAAACGCGTCTTCCTGCAAGCACTCTTCGAGGGCGACGGTTCGTGTTCGAGGCGGCCACACAATACGATTCAGATCTCATACAACACCGTAAGCAAGCAGCTGGCCATGGACGTGCAGCAGATGTTGCTCGAGTTCGGTGTGATATCCCGGCGATACTTACATGCGGCCGGCGAGTACAAGGTCGTCATCACCGATCGGGCGCAAGCCGAATTATTTGCAAAGCAAATCGGTTTCGGTGGCGCAAAGCAAACCGAGCTGAGCAAGATCCTGGCCGCCATGCCCCCGTGCGCCGGCAGAGACAGCGATCACGTGCCCGGACTAGCTCGGTTTATTCGGAGGCACTGCGGCAGCCGGTGGGTCGACAAGGAATGGTTGCACAAGCACAACATTGACCGCCTTTCGCGGTGGCGCGGCGACGGTGCCGAAATCCTCTCGCACATCGCCGACCCCGATGTCCGTACCATTGCGACGGACCTCACCGACGGCCGCTTCTACTACGCGCGGGTCGCCTCCGTCACGGACGCCGGCGTGCAGCCGGTGTACAGCCTGCGGGTCGACACCGACGACCACGCCTTCCTCACCAACGGTTTCGTCAGCCACAACACCGAGGCCCGGCTAACCCCGTTGGCCATGGAGATGCTGCGCGAAATCGACGAGGAGACAGTCGATTTCATCCCTAATTATGACGGCCGGGTGCAGGAACCGACGGTGCTGCCCAGCCGGTTCCCCAACCTGCTGGCCAACGGTTCCGGTGGCATCGCGGTGGGCATGGCCACCAATATCCCGCCGCACAACCTGCGCGAACTCGCCGACGCGGTGTTCTGGGCGCTGGACAATTACGACGCCGACGAAGAAACGACGCTGGCCGCGGTGATGGAACGGGTCAAGGGCCCCGACTTCCCCACCGCCGGGCTCATCGTCGGATCCCAGGGCATCGCCGACGCATACAAGACCGGTCGCGGTTCCATCCGGATGCGCGGAGTCGTTGAGGTGGAAGAAGATTCGCGCGGCCGCACCTCTCTGGTCATCACCGAGCTGCCGTATCAGGTCAACCACGACAACTTCATCACCTCGATCGCCGAGCAGGTGCGCGACGGCAAGCTTGCCGGTATCGCCAACATCGAGGACCAGGGTAGCGAGCGGGTCGGTGTGCGCATCGTCGTCGAGCTCAAACGCGACGCCGTGGCCAAGGTGGTACTCAACAACCTCTACAAGCACACCCAGCTGCAAACGAGCTTCGGCGCCAACATGCTGTCCATCGTCGACGGGGTGCCGCGCACGCTGCGGCTCGACCAGATGATCCGCTACTACGTCGAGCACCAACTCGACGTCATCATCCGGCGCACCCGCTACCGGCTGCGAAAAGCCAACGAGCGGGCCCACATCCTGCGCGGCCTGGTCAAAGCGCTCGACGCGCTGGACGAAGTGATCGCCCTGATCCGGGCATCGGAGACCGTCGACATCGCCCGGGCCGGGTTGATCGAGTTGCTCGACATCGACGAGATCCAGGCCCAGGCGATCCTCGACATGCAGCTGCGGCGTCTGGCGGCACTGGAACGTCAGCGCATCGTCGACGACCTCGCCAAAATCGAGGCCGAGATCGCCGACTTGGAAGACATCCTGGCCAAACCCGAGCGACAGCGCGGCATCGTGCGCGACGAACTCGGTGAGATCGTCGACAAGCACGGCGACGACCGTCGCACCCGGATTGTCGCCGCCGACGGCGATGTCAGCGACGAAGACCTGATCGCCCGCGAGGACGTCGTGGTCACCATCACCGAAACCGGCTATGCCAAGCGCACCAAGACCGACCTGTACCGCAGCCAGAAGCGCGGCGGGAAGGGCGTACAGGGCGCCGGTCTCAAGCAGGACGACATCGTCGCGCACTTCTTCGTCTGCTCGACCCACGATTGGATCTTGTTCTTCACCACTCAGGGCCGGGTGTATCGGGCCAAGGCCTACGAGTTGCCCGAGGCCTCGCGCACCGCGCGCGGCCAGCACGTCGCCAACCTGTTGGCCTTCCAGCCCGAGGAGCGCATCGCCCAGGTCATCCAGATCCGGGGTTACGAGGATGCTCCGTATCTGGTGTTGGCCACCAAGAACGGGCTGGTCAAGAAGTCCAAGCTGACCGATTTCGACTCCAACCGCTCCGGCGGCATCGTGGCGATCAATCTGCGCGACAACGACGAGCTGGTCGGGGCGGTGCTGTGCTCGGCCGAGGACGACCTGTTGCTGGTTTCGGCCAACGGGCAGTCGATCCGGTTCTCGGCGACCGACGAGGCGCTACGCCCGATGGGCCGGGCCACCTCCGGGGTACAGGGCATGCGATTCAACGCCGACGACCGGCTGCTGTCGCTGAACGTGGTCCGTGAAGGCACCTATCTGCTGGTCGCTACGTCCGGCGGTTACGCCAAACGCACCGCGATCGAGGAGTACCCGGTGCAGGGCCGCGGCGGCAAGGGTGTACTGACCGTGATGTATGACCGCCGGCGCGGCAGGCTGGTGGGAGCGTTGATCGCCGACGACGACAGCGAGCTGTACGCAATCACCTCCGGCGGCGGCGTCATCCGGACGGCGGCACGACAGGTTCGCAAGGCGGGACGCCAGACCAAGGGTGTCCGCTTGATGAACCTGGGTGAGGGCGACACTCTGTTGGCCATCGCACGCAACGCCGAGGAAAGCGAGGAGGCGATCGGGGAAACCGACGACGGCAACGGCTCGGGCAAGTAG